From a region of the Listeria monocytogenes ATCC 19117 genome:
- a CDS encoding carbohydrate ABC transporter permease produces the protein MKTKVYKRSDFKLAMILLAPSFVLLAALVLYPMISNIQISFLDMPLNPNIKSVFIGLQNYIDILKDPEFYKSLGLTVAYTVLVVVGSTGMGLLVAIFFNREFRFRRTARSLIILSYVTPSISLIFAWKYMFNNGYGVINFMTVDVLHLFKEAPLWFDNPVSSFFLVTFFAIWRYFPYAFISFLAILQTVDKSLYEAADMDGANIWDKFKIVTLPAIMPVLATVITLRAIWMFYMFTDVYLLTNKVNILGVYLYKTAFAFNDLGKAAAISVILFVIIFVVIIFARKRVDLNGGK, from the coding sequence ATGAAAACGAAAGTATATAAAAGGTCCGACTTTAAGTTAGCAATGATTTTACTTGCGCCAAGTTTTGTTTTACTGGCAGCACTTGTTTTATATCCGATGATTTCAAATATCCAGATTAGTTTTTTAGATATGCCACTAAATCCGAATATTAAATCAGTCTTTATCGGTTTACAAAACTATATAGATATTTTGAAGGATCCAGAGTTTTATAAATCACTAGGTCTTACTGTGGCTTATACAGTACTTGTAGTGGTTGGAAGTACTGGGATGGGACTACTTGTGGCGATTTTCTTTAACCGCGAATTTCGTTTTAGAAGAACGGCTCGGTCGCTTATTATTTTGTCATATGTAACACCATCTATTTCTCTTATTTTTGCATGGAAATATATGTTTAATAATGGTTATGGCGTAATTAATTTTATGACTGTGGATGTACTCCATCTGTTCAAAGAAGCGCCACTTTGGTTTGATAATCCAGTTTCTAGTTTCTTTTTAGTAACCTTTTTTGCAATATGGCGTTACTTCCCGTATGCATTTATTTCGTTTTTAGCGATTTTGCAAACGGTCGATAAGTCGCTTTATGAGGCGGCTGATATGGACGGAGCGAACATTTGGGATAAATTCAAAATTGTTACTTTGCCAGCGATTATGCCGGTACTTGCGACAGTTATTACGCTTCGTGCGATTTGGATGTTCTATATGTTCACCGATGTATACTTACTCACGAATAAAGTAAACATCCTTGGAGTTTATTTATATAAAACAGCATTCGCATTCAATGATTTAGGGAAAGCAGCAGCGATTTCTGTCATATTATTTGTCATTATTTTTGTTGTGATTATTTTTGCAAGAAAGCGGGTGGATTTGAATGGCGGTAAGTAG